One region of Mycolicibacterium lutetiense genomic DNA includes:
- a CDS encoding DUF4194 domain-containing protein, whose amino-acid sequence MTETPDPTFDTGVDFDALPSIDAVERTTEQRRAPRFDGDVSELPDRACWALQHLLARRYISKDNHSELWAWVTRYRTEITVRLSELDLRLCISDDHDIAYVETADYESQWRRRLLRRETLNTYDSILALHLAKLMRAASRDENVLISRDEIHELFAGVNNDTDRDIASFDKRIDNAIERLTDIEMLSRNREDEDSFTINPVVNAIMTASMITELQQQFEQLKRAANGTATDDSDDMDVSERLSDDVDAHG is encoded by the coding sequence GTCGAGCGGACCACCGAACAGCGTCGCGCACCCCGCTTCGACGGCGACGTCAGCGAGTTGCCCGACCGGGCCTGCTGGGCACTGCAGCACCTGCTGGCGCGGCGCTACATCAGCAAGGACAACCACTCCGAGCTGTGGGCGTGGGTCACCCGGTACCGCACCGAGATCACCGTGCGGCTCTCGGAACTCGATCTGCGGCTGTGTATCTCGGACGATCACGACATCGCCTACGTCGAGACGGCCGATTATGAGTCGCAGTGGCGGCGCCGGTTGCTACGCCGCGAGACCCTCAACACCTACGACTCGATCCTGGCACTGCACCTGGCCAAGCTCATGCGTGCCGCATCCCGTGACGAGAACGTGCTGATCAGCCGTGACGAGATCCATGAGCTGTTCGCCGGGGTGAACAACGACACCGACCGCGACATCGCCTCGTTCGACAAGCGGATCGACAACGCGATCGAGCGGCTCACCGATATCGAGATGCTCTCGCGCAACCGGGAGGACGAGGACAGCTTCACCATCAACCCGGTGGTCAACGCGATCATGACGGCTTCGATGATCACCGAGTTGCAACAGCAGTTCGAGCAACTCAAGCGGGCTGCGAACGGCACCGCCACCGACGATTCCGACGACATGGACGTATCCGAACGGCTCTCCGACGATGTGGACGCACATGGCTGA